Proteins from a single region of Vibrio sp. DW001:
- a CDS encoding MATE family efflux transporter gives MQKLFSLALPLIVSQLISMALVLTDIWMMSRISVQALAAGGLGASVYSFVFLIAASTVGCSANLIAIAYGQSLSRPEFGIQQIRNAIKGAVMLAVICTFLLTTSLIFAPELLRSANQSDEVIFIGMDYLNALKWAMLPTLLLLVLRGLTSTFGDARSVMVMSVITVLLNVPISYLLGFQLGFGIAGLGAGTSISAIISLLGYGYWVFGRDTYYRFAPWLRLEEYSIKLITPLLTMGVPIALASILEHGLIYGGTLMAGMISVASLAMHQILLQCLSFTWNINFGFSQAAAILVGKDFGAGNQAGIKRTSHQSFMLVTLLSIILAAAFILWPESIAQLFQLEEDNPSSNRELTLLLTSSIWVVALCFVVDAWQLLALNLLRGMKIVLSPTIMTAIGYWAFGLPVAWWLMPKYGLAGIWGGIGVGLGVTGILLLIQLLSVLNTRPPHNAIKDKLEMIV, from the coding sequence ATGCAAAAATTATTTTCTCTCGCTCTTCCACTCATTGTCTCCCAACTCATCTCTATGGCATTGGTATTAACCGATATCTGGATGATGTCACGCATCAGTGTGCAAGCACTTGCCGCTGGTGGATTAGGTGCGTCCGTCTATTCTTTTGTGTTTCTTATTGCTGCAAGCACCGTTGGCTGTAGCGCGAACTTAATCGCTATCGCTTATGGGCAGAGCTTGTCACGTCCTGAGTTTGGTATACAGCAAATACGAAATGCTATTAAAGGCGCGGTGATGCTAGCCGTAATATGTACTTTCCTACTTACGACAAGCTTGATTTTCGCACCAGAACTCCTGCGTAGTGCGAATCAATCAGATGAAGTCATTTTTATCGGAATGGATTATCTCAACGCCCTAAAATGGGCGATGTTACCCACTCTCTTACTATTAGTGTTACGAGGCCTAACAAGCACCTTTGGCGACGCTCGTTCTGTCATGGTGATGTCCGTTATCACCGTTTTGCTCAACGTTCCTATCAGCTACTTGCTCGGCTTTCAATTGGGATTTGGGATAGCGGGTCTCGGTGCTGGCACCTCTATTTCAGCCATTATCTCGTTACTCGGTTATGGTTACTGGGTTTTTGGACGTGACACATACTATCGTTTCGCCCCTTGGTTACGACTTGAAGAGTACTCAATCAAACTCATTACACCTTTATTGACAATGGGAGTACCTATTGCACTGGCGAGTATTTTGGAGCATGGGTTGATCTACGGTGGAACACTGATGGCAGGTATGATCAGTGTCGCATCCTTAGCTATGCACCAGATATTATTACAGTGTTTAAGTTTTACGTGGAACATCAATTTCGGCTTTTCTCAAGCGGCCGCTATTTTGGTCGGCAAAGACTTTGGCGCAGGAAATCAGGCAGGCATTAAACGAACCTCTCACCAAAGCTTTATGCTCGTAACCTTACTGAGCATAATACTGGCTGCTGCGTTTATACTCTGGCCGGAGTCTATCGCTCAACTATTTCAACTTGAAGAAGATAATCCGTCAAGTAACCGCGAATTAACCCTCCTACTGACCTCATCTATTTGGGTCGTTGCACTCTGTTTTGTGGTTGATGCTTGGCAGTTATTGGCTCTGAATTTACTCAGAGGAATGAAAATCGTGCTCTCTCCAACGATCATGACGGCAATCGGCTATTGGGCATTTGGGTTACCTGTCGCGTGGTGGTTAATGCCGAAATATGGCTTAGCCGGGATTTGGGGTGGCATTGGAGTAGGTTTGGGCGTAACGGGAATATTACTACTTATTCAATTGCTCAGTGTGCTGAATACTCGACCCCCGCACAATGCTATTAAGGATAAACTTGAAATGATAGTTTAG
- a CDS encoding LysR family transcriptional regulator — MSPYPQLPYSHKGLQVYESVARLMSFTLAAKELHVTQSAVSRQVKQLEDDLNESLIIRRNRSIELTLKGQALYSVLEKNYLALEALIASWKQSDQKKIVIKAALSYATRSLIPKVQQLHEKFPGYEIVVIPSMDEDESVNASEYDLLIFNTRRGSLYTDNLDVLYLREEFMAPVCAQQLVSDQADIETIIQMPRLHPTMDHYDWITWLRNTHYVHSSKTRDTTFLTLDMALSACLSGQGVTVTDLLLVLPELEYGYLICPEGAPVQYSPWQYFCHYRTKSPIVEELIEWLKIETEKEVKTLNRLANQYHWKGVVD, encoded by the coding sequence ATGTCACCTTATCCCCAACTTCCCTATTCTCATAAAGGTCTACAGGTTTATGAATCTGTAGCGAGGCTTATGAGCTTTACCTTAGCAGCAAAGGAGCTACACGTTACCCAAAGTGCTGTCAGTCGACAGGTCAAACAGCTTGAGGATGATCTTAATGAATCTCTAATCATTAGACGAAATCGCTCAATTGAACTGACATTAAAAGGACAGGCGCTTTATTCCGTGTTGGAAAAGAACTACCTAGCTCTAGAAGCCCTAATTGCTTCTTGGAAACAAAGTGACCAGAAAAAAATCGTTATAAAGGCCGCGTTGAGTTACGCCACGCGTTCGCTTATCCCTAAAGTTCAGCAGCTACACGAGAAGTTTCCCGGCTACGAGATAGTCGTGATTCCTAGCATGGATGAAGATGAAAGTGTAAACGCGAGTGAATACGATTTACTGATATTCAATACCCGTCGTGGTTCACTTTATACCGATAACCTCGATGTATTGTACTTGCGAGAAGAGTTTATGGCTCCAGTTTGTGCACAACAATTGGTGTCGGACCAAGCCGACATAGAGACGATTATTCAGATGCCTAGGCTTCATCCAACCATGGATCACTATGACTGGATCACATGGTTGAGAAATACCCACTATGTTCACTCCTCAAAGACACGAGATACCACATTCTTAACCTTAGATATGGCACTTAGTGCCTGCTTATCTGGTCAGGGTGTTACAGTGACGGATCTTTTGTTGGTTTTACCTGAACTGGAGTACGGGTACTTAATATGCCCAGAGGGTGCACCTGTTCAATACAGTCCTTGGCAATATTTTTGTCACTATCGTACTAAATCACCCATCGTTGAAGAACTGATTGAATGGCTAAAGATTGAAACAGAAAAAGAGGTCAAAACCCTTAATCGATTGGCGAATCAATACCATTGGAAAGGGGTGGTGGACTAA
- a CDS encoding VOC family protein has protein sequence MLKRIHHTAIICSDYEVSKRFYIHVLGLEVIAENYRAHRDSYKLDLALPDGGQIELFSFPNAPKRPNTPEAQGLRHLAFVVDSVENTKCELEAKGIEVESIRIDEYTGKAFTFFKDPDGLPLELYQA, from the coding sequence ATGCTTAAACGAATCCATCACACTGCCATTATATGTTCAGATTATGAGGTATCAAAACGGTTTTATATTCATGTTCTGGGTCTAGAAGTGATCGCAGAAAACTACCGTGCTCACCGAGATTCCTACAAGTTGGACCTTGCTCTACCAGATGGTGGGCAGATTGAGTTATTCTCATTTCCTAATGCCCCTAAACGCCCCAATACACCAGAAGCCCAGGGATTAAGGCATCTGGCGTTTGTGGTCGATTCCGTAGAGAACACAAAATGCGAGCTAGAGGCCAAAGGTATCGAAGTCGAATCGATTCGTATTGACGAGTATACAGGCAAAGCATTCACCTTTTTCAAAGATCCGGACGGGTTACCATTAGAGCTATATCAAGCCTAG
- a CDS encoding LysR family transcriptional regulator encodes MISNKLITLLPDLAVFILVEQEKSFTAAAKKLNVTPSALSKTMTRLEKALSVKLFERTTRKLLITEAGKKIYEECITMVNSAQQAIELSTEDHDRPSGPITVAAPEAFLNSVLQPYVIPFLKKYPDIQLKLRAADGDIDIFKNGIDIVFRLTDKPDENLVLKEMGKTNLVLCASPDYLSNKGYPTHPNQLIEHDCLYLGETDNDHVWSFVKDDELHRIPVSGRYAVNHSQMRLNGVKNSLGIGIFHDFVIQEAIRSGEVEEVLSDWTIKGNYHGMIALQFAQTKYMPARFRVFIDYAMEHFLIAN; translated from the coding sequence ATGATTTCTAATAAGTTGATCACACTTCTTCCCGATCTTGCTGTCTTTATTCTAGTCGAGCAGGAGAAAAGTTTTACTGCTGCAGCAAAAAAACTCAACGTAACGCCTTCTGCACTGAGTAAAACGATGACCCGCTTAGAAAAAGCGCTATCGGTAAAATTGTTTGAAAGAACCACACGTAAATTACTCATCACCGAAGCGGGTAAAAAAATCTATGAAGAATGCATCACCATGGTGAACTCCGCACAACAAGCGATTGAATTATCGACTGAAGACCATGACCGCCCTAGTGGACCCATTACCGTCGCAGCGCCTGAGGCATTTCTCAATTCTGTTTTGCAGCCTTATGTCATCCCTTTTTTGAAAAAATACCCTGATATACAATTAAAACTTCGCGCTGCAGATGGCGACATTGATATCTTTAAAAACGGTATAGATATTGTTTTTCGACTCACAGATAAACCCGACGAAAATTTAGTACTAAAAGAGATGGGTAAAACGAATCTGGTCTTGTGTGCCAGCCCTGACTATCTGAGCAACAAAGGTTACCCGACCCATCCCAATCAACTGATTGAACATGATTGCCTTTATCTCGGTGAGACTGACAACGACCATGTCTGGAGTTTTGTTAAGGACGATGAGTTACACCGGATCCCTGTTTCAGGTCGTTACGCTGTAAACCATTCACAAATGCGGCTCAATGGGGTTAAGAATAGCTTAGGTATTGGTATATTCCATGACTTTGTTATTCAAGAAGCAATACGATCTGGTGAGGTAGAGGAAGTACTCAGTGACTGGACGATAAAAGGCAATTATCATGGCATGATTGCTCTTCAGTTCGCTCAAACCAAATATATGCCCGCTCGATTTCGTGTATTCATCGATTATGCGATGGAACATTTTCTCATCGCCAACTAG
- a CDS encoding glycine C-acetyltransferase, whose translation MSSAFYDQINQQIEEVKEEGLYKSERIITSAQKAAVSISTGEEVLNFCANNYLGLANHPDLIQAAKDGMDEHGFGMASVRFICGTQDSHKVLEQKLSEFLGKEDTILYTSCFDANTGLFETILGKEDAIISDALNHASIIDGVRLCKAMRFRYANNNMQELEQQLIDADKAGARHKMIVTDGVFSMDGVVANLPAICDLADKYNALVMVDDSHAVGFMGANGRGTHEHHDVIDRIDIITGTLGKAMGGASGGYTSGKKEVVDWLRQRSRPYLFSNSVAPAIVSASIRVLTLLAENGELRDNLWENAAHFRTRMEGAGFTMGGADHAIIPIMLGDAKVAAEFAERSLAKGIYVVGFSFPVVPKGQARIRTQMSAAHNRDELDKAIDAFILVGKEMAII comes from the coding sequence ATGTCTTCAGCATTTTATGATCAGATAAATCAACAGATTGAAGAAGTAAAAGAAGAAGGGCTGTATAAGTCTGAACGTATCATTACTTCTGCTCAAAAGGCCGCTGTTTCTATCTCTACTGGAGAAGAAGTACTGAATTTTTGTGCGAACAACTATCTTGGATTGGCGAATCACCCGGATCTTATACAAGCAGCAAAAGATGGCATGGATGAACATGGTTTCGGTATGGCATCTGTTCGTTTTATCTGTGGTACCCAAGACTCACATAAAGTACTGGAACAGAAGCTGTCTGAATTCTTAGGTAAAGAAGATACGATCCTATACACCTCATGTTTTGATGCGAACACGGGCCTTTTTGAGACCATTTTAGGTAAAGAAGACGCAATAATATCCGACGCACTAAACCATGCTTCTATCATCGATGGTGTTCGCCTATGTAAAGCGATGCGTTTTCGTTATGCCAACAACAATATGCAAGAACTAGAGCAACAACTTATCGATGCCGATAAGGCGGGTGCTCGCCATAAGATGATCGTAACTGACGGGGTTTTCTCTATGGACGGCGTTGTCGCTAATCTTCCCGCAATTTGTGACTTAGCCGATAAATACAATGCTCTCGTTATGGTTGATGATTCTCACGCGGTTGGTTTTATGGGCGCAAACGGTCGTGGAACCCATGAACATCATGATGTGATTGACCGAATTGACATAATTACCGGCACATTAGGTAAAGCTATGGGTGGTGCTTCTGGTGGTTATACTTCCGGGAAAAAAGAAGTCGTGGATTGGTTGCGTCAACGTTCACGTCCATATCTGTTTTCCAATTCCGTTGCACCAGCTATTGTTTCAGCGTCTATTCGTGTGCTGACTCTTTTAGCAGAAAACGGAGAGTTGCGTGACAATTTATGGGAAAATGCGGCCCATTTCCGAACTCGTATGGAAGGTGCGGGCTTTACTATGGGAGGTGCTGACCATGCGATTATTCCAATCATGTTGGGTGATGCGAAGGTCGCCGCTGAGTTTGCTGAGCGATCCCTTGCAAAAGGCATTTATGTGGTTGGTTTCTCATTCCCTGTCGTACCAAAAGGGCAGGCACGTATCCGTACTCAGATGTCTGCAGCACATAATCGTGATGAATTAGATAAAGCGATTGATGCATTCATTCTGGTTGGTAAAGAAATGGCGATTATCTAA
- the tdh gene encoding L-threonine 3-dehydrogenase — protein sequence MKIKALAKLKPEEGIWLTEVDKPKMGHNDLLIRIKKTAICGTDVHIYNWDDWSKNTIPVPMVVGHEYVGEVVGVGQEVRGFSLGDRVSGEGHITCGHCRNCRGGRTHLCRNTVGVGVNRTGAFSEFLVIPAFNAFKIPDSISDDLASIFDPFGNAIHTALSFDLVGEDVLITGAGPIGIMAAAVAKHVGARHVVITDVNEYRLELAQKMGVTRAVNVANQNLEEVMTELGMTEGFDVGLEMSGNPSAFNSMLHAMNHGGRIALLGIPPKDMGIDWNQVIFKGMVIKGIYGREMFETWYKMASLIQSGLDLTPIITHHYKIDDFQKGFDTMRSGLSGKVILDWE from the coding sequence ATGAAAATTAAAGCACTGGCAAAACTAAAACCTGAAGAAGGTATTTGGCTTACCGAAGTAGATAAGCCAAAGATGGGTCATAATGACCTATTGATACGAATTAAGAAAACGGCGATATGTGGAACGGATGTACACATCTACAACTGGGACGATTGGTCGAAAAATACGATCCCTGTACCTATGGTTGTTGGGCATGAGTACGTCGGTGAAGTGGTTGGCGTTGGTCAAGAGGTACGTGGCTTTTCACTCGGTGACCGTGTTTCTGGTGAAGGACATATTACGTGTGGGCATTGCCGAAATTGTCGCGGTGGACGAACTCATCTATGCAGAAATACGGTGGGCGTAGGGGTAAACCGTACGGGCGCATTCTCTGAATTCCTCGTGATACCCGCGTTCAATGCATTTAAAATTCCAGATAGCATTTCGGATGATTTGGCATCGATATTTGACCCATTTGGTAACGCTATTCATACGGCTTTATCGTTTGATCTTGTCGGAGAAGATGTTCTTATCACGGGGGCTGGGCCGATTGGTATTATGGCTGCTGCCGTAGCCAAACATGTTGGTGCTCGTCACGTTGTCATTACTGATGTCAATGAATACCGCTTGGAACTGGCGCAGAAGATGGGCGTAACTCGAGCCGTCAATGTCGCCAATCAAAACCTTGAAGAGGTGATGACTGAGTTAGGAATGACGGAAGGATTTGATGTTGGCTTAGAGATGTCGGGTAACCCTTCTGCATTCAATAGCATGTTGCATGCAATGAACCACGGTGGGCGAATTGCACTACTTGGAATTCCACCGAAAGATATGGGAATAGATTGGAACCAGGTTATTTTCAAGGGGATGGTTATAAAAGGTATCTATGGCCGTGAGATGTTTGAAACCTGGTACAAAATGGCGTCTCTCATTCAATCAGGCTTAGATCTTACCCCAATTATCACGCATCACTACAAGATTGATGACTTCCAAAAAGGCTTCGACACCATGCGTAGCGGGCTTTCTGGGAAAGTTATTCTCGACTGGGAATAG
- a CDS encoding RDD family protein: MSETSVTEVNVNENKLASRRDRLGAILIDGLVALVVVMLFLYFNDWNSDEAIDVMGPYTSYLYLYGIWLLLNGYLLHSRGQTIGKYICDIAIVSNKDEQLIGLHSIILKRIVPISLIAWIPFIGQYSSLIDGLLIFRKDKRCVHDWIAGTKVIDVSKPEPPFDPSKME; the protein is encoded by the coding sequence ATGAGTGAAACATCAGTAACTGAGGTCAATGTGAATGAGAATAAGCTTGCATCTAGACGGGATAGATTAGGCGCAATATTGATTGATGGTCTTGTTGCATTAGTCGTGGTCATGCTATTTTTGTATTTCAATGACTGGAACTCAGATGAGGCTATTGACGTTATGGGGCCTTATACCAGTTATCTCTATCTGTATGGAATATGGTTGCTTCTGAACGGATACCTCCTTCACTCTAGGGGGCAAACAATAGGGAAGTATATCTGCGATATAGCCATTGTCAGTAACAAGGACGAACAGCTTATTGGATTACATAGTATTATCCTCAAAAGAATAGTTCCAATAAGTTTAATTGCATGGATCCCTTTTATTGGTCAGTACTCTAGCTTGATTGACGGCTTATTGATTTTTCGAAAAGATAAGAGGTGCGTACATGATTGGATTGCAGGAACTAAAGTTATCGATGTCTCTAAACCTGAACCACCATTTGACCCTAGTAAGATGGAATAG
- a CDS encoding LysR substrate-binding domain-containing protein — MFNWEGVSEFVAVTEAESFTKAAKRLGISTAQVSRQVSALETRLATKLFHRTTRKVSVTEVGLIYYQHCRQVLDGLEEAERAITHLQSAPRGLLKITAPITYGEKTIAPLINDFMSKYPELKVNINLTNQKLDLVDEGFDLAIRLGPLEDSSMMAKRLGARTQYVCASTGYLSTFGIPHSLSELDQHNCLVGTLDYWRFQDAGKPKNIKIKGNLVCNSGHALVDAAIKGLGIIQLPDYYVLPHIKEGRLTQILEQNRSPDEAISALYPNNRHLSPKIRVLLDYLEKALE, encoded by the coding sequence ATGTTCAACTGGGAAGGGGTAAGCGAATTTGTCGCCGTAACAGAGGCGGAAAGCTTCACCAAAGCAGCAAAGCGCCTTGGTATATCAACGGCCCAAGTTAGCAGACAAGTAAGTGCGCTAGAAACTAGATTGGCAACCAAACTCTTCCACCGTACAACGCGTAAAGTGTCGGTAACCGAAGTTGGATTGATCTATTATCAACACTGTCGGCAGGTGCTTGATGGATTAGAAGAAGCTGAGCGCGCCATCACCCATTTACAGAGTGCACCCAGAGGTTTGTTAAAAATTACCGCACCTATCACCTACGGTGAAAAAACAATCGCGCCTTTGATTAATGATTTCATGAGCAAATATCCAGAACTAAAGGTAAACATAAACCTCACTAATCAGAAACTTGATTTAGTCGATGAGGGGTTTGATCTGGCGATTCGATTGGGCCCACTAGAGGATTCAAGCATGATGGCTAAAAGACTCGGGGCGCGAACCCAATATGTCTGCGCGTCCACAGGTTACCTGTCTACCTTTGGTATTCCTCACTCTTTATCAGAATTGGATCAACATAACTGCTTGGTAGGAACGTTAGATTACTGGCGATTTCAAGACGCTGGAAAACCCAAAAATATCAAGATTAAAGGGAATTTAGTTTGTAATAGCGGTCACGCGCTCGTTGATGCTGCCATCAAAGGGTTAGGTATCATACAACTGCCCGATTACTATGTTTTACCTCATATAAAAGAGGGAAGACTGACACAGATATTAGAACAAAATCGCTCCCCTGACGAAGCCATTTCAGCGCTCTACCCTAATAATCGACATCTATCTCCAAAGATAAGAGTATTGCTAGATTACTTGGAGAAAGCACTAGAATAA